A stretch of the bacterium genome encodes the following:
- the nadE gene encoding NAD(+) synthase — translation MPPMRLGLANLNPTVGAIRSNADSVIAAAREFEAQNCDIAVFSEMVIGGYPAEDLVLWPTFVEQQWEELLRIAGEFKGTRMYLAVGVAVAREGHVYNCAALLRYGKILGIVPKQELPTYNIFYEARTLTTGKRGERGEHRGYPFGDLLFDTPFGRIALEICEDLWVRGGPLQSHVKRGAQLSINLSASPWRNGVVEARRELLKNRSLAAGIPLVYVNQVGGNDGLVFDGSSLIARNGELLFESARWVEQRAVVELTTDTPAIVPNATDFFGDIISALTLGVTDYYRKTGAFEKLGIALSGGKDSALVLLLACDVAKQLGKTPREFIHAFSLPTHFNSAATRNVARELAAELGVSFREDSIEDACVREREAVQSMCGIASLSPLTEQNIQARVRAQRMWNWSNQAHGLWLQTGNMSEKSVGYTTIGGDLSGGYAPIANVPKTIVTALIAHYQQQLQSRALAELLKLKPSAELADNQEDERDLMPYPVLDACFELFAGHKLTLPEVLARLQEQFSDEELRRLDPAYQPGRLREWVKKFARLFVLSIYKWVQAPQSVHVSDLDLDRERAFQLPVVQSLEWLKLDEL, via the coding sequence ATTCCTCCCATGCGTCTCGGTTTAGCCAATCTCAATCCCACCGTCGGAGCCATTCGCTCGAACGCAGATAGTGTGATTGCGGCGGCGCGGGAATTTGAGGCGCAGAACTGCGATATCGCCGTCTTCAGTGAAATGGTGATTGGCGGTTATCCGGCGGAAGACCTTGTGCTGTGGCCGACGTTCGTCGAGCAGCAATGGGAAGAGTTGTTGAGGATTGCGGGAGAGTTCAAAGGAACGCGGATGTATCTTGCTGTGGGAGTGGCCGTCGCGCGCGAAGGGCATGTGTATAACTGCGCGGCACTCCTGCGTTACGGGAAGATTCTGGGTATCGTGCCGAAACAGGAATTGCCGACTTACAACATCTTCTACGAGGCGCGCACGCTGACAACCGGCAAGCGCGGGGAGAGAGGAGAGCATCGAGGCTATCCGTTCGGAGATTTGCTGTTTGACACTCCATTCGGAAGAATTGCGCTTGAGATTTGCGAAGACCTGTGGGTCAGGGGAGGGCCGCTGCAGTCGCACGTAAAACGCGGTGCGCAGCTCTCTATCAATCTTTCGGCGTCACCGTGGCGAAACGGAGTCGTGGAAGCACGACGTGAGTTACTGAAGAACCGTTCGCTCGCGGCAGGGATTCCGCTGGTCTACGTCAATCAAGTGGGCGGGAACGACGGATTAGTTTTTGACGGTTCGAGCTTGATTGCGCGTAACGGCGAATTGCTGTTCGAATCTGCGCGCTGGGTTGAGCAGCGGGCGGTGGTTGAACTGACGACGGATACGCCGGCAATTGTTCCAAACGCAACGGACTTCTTTGGAGACATCATCTCCGCGCTGACACTCGGCGTGACCGACTACTATCGCAAGACGGGCGCGTTCGAGAAGCTCGGTATCGCGCTTTCCGGCGGCAAGGATTCCGCGCTGGTGTTGCTGCTTGCCTGCGACGTGGCCAAACAACTCGGCAAAACGCCGCGCGAATTCATCCACGCCTTCTCGCTTCCGACGCATTTCAACTCCGCCGCTACGCGCAACGTGGCACGGGAATTGGCCGCAGAGTTGGGAGTCAGTTTCCGTGAAGATTCCATTGAAGATGCCTGTGTGCGTGAACGCGAGGCGGTTCAAAGCATGTGCGGCATCGCGAGTCTCTCTCCGTTGACTGAGCAGAATATTCAGGCGCGTGTGCGCGCGCAGCGGATGTGGAACTGGTCGAATCAGGCGCACGGGTTGTGGCTGCAGACTGGGAATATGTCCGAGAAGTCAGTCGGTTATACGACGATTGGCGGCGACCTGTCCGGCGGCTACGCTCCGATTGCGAATGTGCCCAAGACAATTGTCACCGCGCTGATCGCGCACTATCAGCAGCAGCTTCAATCTCGCGCGCTGGCCGAGTTGCTGAAGCTCAAACCGTCCGCCGAATTGGCCGACAATCAGGAAGACGAGCGAGACTTGATGCCGTATCCCGTGCTGGACGCGTGCTTTGAATTGTTTGCGGGTCACAAATTGACGCTGCCGGAGGTTCTGGCGAGACTGCAGGAGCAGTTCAGCGATGAGGAGTTACGGAGACTTGACCCTGCCTATCAGCCGGGCCGCTTGCGGGAGTGGGTGAAGAAGTTTGCGCGGCTGTTTGTCCTGTCCATCTATAAGTGGGTGCAGGCGCCGCAAAGTGTGCACGTAAGCGACTTGGATTTGGATCGCGAACGGGCCTTTCAATTGCCGGTCGTGCAAAGCCTTGAGTGGCTGAAGCTGGACGAACTTTAG
- a CDS encoding PorV/PorQ family protein — MIRSLVIIILMCSLAQAQTGFTFLEIPVGARESALGGAGAALVTGPTSAAHNPAALAKLRHSSFGALTTRHFGDTRANFFSLLIRSKSLSVAPHFWGTSVPDIEYRTAPTRDPIRTFEATFSAVGIASGWKVLPTLNAGVTARYLHSKILFESSEGWSADGGLLWDSPLEPLRIGAAVNHLGNVNQYATEDVTLPTTFRLGGAWDQELGTAGGLLLTAEGFAVRDNSPRLCGGVEYKAPQFLALRLGYVTGLEAQGLSFGAGLNYKRFIVDYAFLPYREELGEGHRAGLTIEF; from the coding sequence GTGATAAGAAGCCTCGTCATCATCATACTGATGTGCTCGCTGGCACAGGCGCAAACGGGATTCACCTTTCTGGAGATTCCGGTGGGTGCGCGCGAGAGTGCTTTAGGCGGCGCAGGCGCGGCATTGGTTACGGGGCCGACTTCGGCTGCGCATAATCCGGCTGCTCTTGCAAAGCTTCGGCATTCGAGCTTCGGAGCGCTGACCACACGCCATTTCGGTGATACGCGGGCGAATTTCTTCAGTTTGCTCATTCGCTCAAAATCGCTGTCCGTTGCTCCGCACTTCTGGGGCACGAGTGTTCCCGATATTGAATACCGCACCGCGCCTACGCGTGACCCGATTCGAACTTTTGAAGCGACTTTTTCCGCGGTTGGGATTGCGTCGGGATGGAAAGTGCTGCCGACGCTGAACGCGGGTGTGACCGCGCGCTATCTGCACTCCAAGATTCTTTTCGAAAGCTCCGAAGGCTGGTCGGCGGACGGAGGCTTGCTCTGGGATTCACCGCTGGAGCCGCTGCGGATCGGTGCGGCGGTCAATCATTTGGGGAATGTCAACCAGTATGCGACGGAAGATGTGACTCTGCCGACGACCTTCCGGCTGGGCGGCGCATGGGATCAGGAACTGGGCACGGCAGGTGGCCTGCTTTTGACTGCCGAAGGATTCGCCGTGCGGGATAATTCACCGCGCCTCTGCGGCGGAGTGGAGTATAAGGCTCCACAATTCCTCGCCTTACGGCTTGGCTATGTAACAGGTCTGGAGGCGCAGGGGCTGTCTTTTGGCGCGGGTCTGAACTACAAGCGATTCATCGTGGATTATGCCTTTTTGCCCTATCGGGAGGAGTTGGGCGAGGGGCATCGCGCCGGATTAACCATAGAGTTTTAG